The genomic region CGAACGTCCAGCTCGAGGCGCGCATCGACCGTATCGGCTCGGAGAAACACGAGTCGGTGCACGTCATCGACGTCGTCACCCGCGGAAGCATCGAGGAGACGCGGCTGTACCCTCGCCTCGCCGAGAAGTTCGAGCGCCTCGAGGAGATCCAGCGCGACCGCGCGCGGCTCTCCGCCGCGGGACTGAACCCGCCGGAGATGTTCACTCTGGAGCGCGAGGAGACCACGCTGATGAACGCGGACCTAGGAGAGTGATGATGATGACCACGCTGCCCCGAGTGATGCTGCTCGCGCCCCAGTTCTGGATCTCCGGCACGGTGAC from Patescibacteria group bacterium harbors:
- a CDS encoding helicase-related protein, coding for RLDKLKIPYGRIVGDVSEYDRQVALDRFRSGALQVMLITIDAGGEGVDGLQHSDTLVVLQRSWKMLANVQLEARIDRIGSEKHESVHVIDVVTRGSIEETRLYPRLAEKFERLEEIQRDRARLSAAGLNPPEMFTLEREETTLMNADLGE